The Ralstonia sp. RRA DNA segment GCAGGCCGAAGCGCATTGCCGCGTCACTCCACCTTGTACGGATAGCTGGCCGTCTTGCCGTCGCCCTGCAACGCCTTCGCTTCCGGCTGGTACATGCGGAAGTAGCGCGCCGGCGGCAGCGCAAAGCTGCCCGGCAGCGAGAAACGCACCAGCTGGCGCAGCACAGTCGGACGCTCCAGCGCGGGTACCGGCTGGTTGTACGACAGCTGGCCCATTTCATAGGCCGCCTTGCGCTCGAACGGCTGCGGGCCGTTGCCTTCGTTCGGCTCGCCCTTCAGACCGTCGATCTGAATGCCCCAGGTGGTGGCTTCCACCTCGGCGCCCGGCGGCAGCGGCACTTCGACCAGGCCGTAGCGGTACGTACCCTGGCGCGGCGTCAACACCACCTCATCGACATACAGCGCGTTGCTGTCGAGCGTGTCGCCCGGCTTGACGGGCTTGGCCTTGAGCGTGATGCCACTGCTGCTGGTGTCGGCGCCGGGCTGTTTGGCCGCCTTCGGATCGGCCTTGGGCGCCTCCATCGGTTCGAGGCGATACAGCTTGCGCTCCACCGTGATCGGCAGCTTGGACGCTTCCGGCGCACGGCTGCGATACGACACGATGGCCGATTGCGTGGTCACGTCGGACGGTGCGGTCGTCAGGTCCAGCACAGCGGGCACCTGGGCCCCCGTCCAACGCCATGTCGGCACACCCACCGGCGAGCGCGTCGCCTGCCAGCCACCGGCCGACACCGCCGGCTGGATGGCAGCAACGCTCGCACCTTGCAGACCGCCCAGGCCCTTCTGCAGCCAGACCAGTGCGATGGCGCGATCCATCGTCGGCATGGCGGCGCTGGCGCGGGCCAGCAGCGGTGCCGGGTCCGCAGCCGAGCGGCCACCGCCCATCAGCAGCAGGCTTTGCACCAGCGGCGAGTTGTCAGCAGCCAGCGCGTTGCGTGCAGCGATGTCAGCAGAGACCAGCGCTTCCGGCACCGGCTGGCCGATCTGACGCATCAGCTGTGCGGTCAGCACCGTCGCCACCTGGCGGCCGCGCGGGGAGTCCGGCGCGACGAAGATCAGGCTATCGCCGGCAGCAGGCTCGGCGTCGGCCGGGGCCTTGGCGTTGCGAGCCAACTCGTTGGCCACGCCCGACAGCGGCGTTGCCACCGGCAGGCCCATCTCGTTGGCAAACCACAGCGCCAGCGCGCGGTGCAGCAGCGGCTCGTTCTGACTGGTGCGCTTGTAGGCTTCGAGCACCTGCTTCCAGTTATCTGCCGGCAGGCTGATGCCGACCGAGCGGCTGGCGAGCCAGTCCGCGTAGTACGCATACGACGTGATCAGCGCGCTGCTGGTGGTCAGCTCGCCCCACCAGCCGAAGGTGCCATTGGTGCCGGCCAGCAGTGCCAGACGCTGACGCTGCGTGCGCAGCAATGCGTCAACACCTTGCGTGCCGGCCGGGCCACCGTCGCCCAGGCGCGTGCCGGTGGCGGCCAGGCTCTGCTGCGCGAGTGCCAGCGGAATCAGGCGGCTGGCGGTCTGCTCGGCGCAACCGTAGGGGTACTCGATCAGGTCATCCGCCACGCGGGCGAACTGGCTGGCCGTGTTGCCGATCACGCGCAGACGCACGTCGCGCGCATCAGCTGGCAGACCCAGCGGCAGGCGCGTGCCCTGCAGCTGCGTGAGCGGGACGACGTTTTCACGGTCCGCCAGCCAACCGGTGGCGTCCAGCTTGAGCGTGGTCTGCAGGCGGTCCGATACGGCATCGCCCTGCTTCAGTTCGGCGTTGATGACACCCGCCTGCAATGCCGTCACCGGCGCGCGCAGATAGTTGGCACCGCGCTTGAGCGTCACGCGCTGGTTGATGTTCAAGCCGGCGCCCGAGACGATCCAGTCAGCGGTGATGTCCTTGTCGGTCTGGTTGAAGGCGACCATGTCCAGGCGCGGCTGATCGCTTTCGCGGAAGCGCTGCGGGCCGGTCCACTTCAGGTACAGCGGCTTATCGGAGCGGATGCTCGCTGTGCGCTGGCCGACGATGCCGTCCGAGGCGCCGGTGGTCGAGACGGCGCGCACGGTGATGCGCCAGCGTGCCAGCGAATCCGGCATCTTGAAGGTCATGCGCGCGCGGCCATCCGCATCGGTCTGCAGGTTGGCAACCCACGCGGCGGTGTCCTGCTCGTCGCGACGTGGGCGCTCCAGCACCTTCACGCCACGCTCGTTGTGGCGGCCATACGTACCGCCCGGCTTGCCCGGCAGCGAGGCGAGCGCCAGGTCATAGCTGATGAAGCTCTGGCTCGACGTGGTGCGGACGCTGTTGCGGCGCGGGTGGTAGAAGAAGTCGACGATGCTGGGGGCCACTTCCGGCTGCAGCACGTAGATCATCTCGTCGACTACCGACACGGTCAGGTTGGCCGGCACGGCCTTACCCGCCAGTGCGCTGGTCAGGTCCAGCGTGACAGTCTCGCCCGGCGCATACACGGTCTTGTCGGTGCGCACCGTCAGGTCCAGCGTCGGCTGCGTGACGACGATACCGGCGTTCTGGAACACCATGTCGCCGTCGTGCACATACAGCACCGAGAACGTCATGTTCGGTGCGAAGTCCGGACCGATCTTGATGCGGGCACGGTACTGCGCGGGCGTGACCTTCTTCAAGCTGAGCCAGTCGCCAGGGCTGGAGAGCAGCCCGTGGCGCTCGACCTTGTCGCGCTCCAGCGTGAGCAGCGCGTCGTCCACCGGCAACGGGAAGGTGATCAGCGCCTCGGCCGTATCGCCGATCTGGTAGCGGTCACGGTCGAACACCATTTCGATGTTGCCGGGCACGGTCTGCACGCCATCACCGGCCACCCAGTGGCTGGCGGCGGCGAGCAGGTTGCCAGCAGCATCACGCACCGACAGCGTGTACGAACCCGGCTGGTCGAACTTGACCGGGAAGGTCGCGTTGCCCTTGGCATCCGGGGCCAACGTGCCTTCAGTGCGGGCGCGCGTTTCCAGACGCACGAGATCCCACTTGGCCGGCGGTGCCGTCGGCCCGGTCGTACCTGCCACCACCGGCATCGGCGTCAGGTTGAACGACACGTCCTGCCCCGGCGTCGTGAAATTCGACGTAGTCGACAGCTTGTACGGCGTGGCGCCGCGCGCGATCAGCAGTTCGCGCGTGACCTTCACGCGGTAAGCCGCGCCATCGTTGGCGAACACGGTCACCACGTAGCGGCTCGGCTCCTTGGCGGCGGGCAATTCCAGCTTGGCATTGCCGTCGCCGTCGGTGGTCAGCTCCTGCTGCTCCAGCTTGACGGGGAACAGGCCGGCGTAACGCAACTCGCCCTCCACCATCGTCACTTGCTGGGCGCGCAGGCTGACCGACACCTTGCCGTTCTTGACCGGCTTGCCGTCCGGATAGCGCAGGCTGATCTTGCCCTTGACCGCCTCACCCGTGCCGTAGCTGGCCTTGTCGAGCGACAGGTTCACGTCAAAGTGCGGCTTGATGTATTCGGCCACGCGGAAAGCGCCGCCGTAGGTGCCGCCGTTGTAGTCGAAGCGCAGCGAGTAGCCGCCGGCCGGTGCGTTGGACGGCAGCGTAAAGCGCGCGTCGGCGCCGGTCTCGCCGGCCAGGCGCGTGGTGGACGTGGCCACCGGTGCGCCGTTCGGGTCGAGCACTTGCAGCTTGATGTCCCCGGCCGCCGGCACGGTCGATTCGGTCGCGTTCTTGAAGTTGCGGCCGATGAACTTGACGCGCACTTCATCGCCCGGGCGATACAGCGGACGA contains these protein-coding regions:
- a CDS encoding alpha-2-macroglobulin translates to MRNRGWSFRSFNLVATVCLTVLAFVGHAHAADAPEKPNPTFAEVPGSGYEPFKGQPFFLLSDASYGTDQEAMVRLEAPGREYKDELSRYGGADILVYRVPQPLEFLKAQKNLHRIDVKANYTGEGLANTLAYLWDNWTRQARRAWQRVLSFATRTKAVETAPQFSMGDQMTAPTRFSNNPQYAPLKGYELLGRFRYPIWDAKPIAPPKDVKLEGSSSEWMPQNVGNVMIPVGKLPAGLYIVEAVIGAYRAHTLLFVSDTVAVTKGTSQGMMVWTAERKSGKPVSGSSVSWTDGVGVLASGTTDSDGTADLRHVSPERSYVIGNDRAGGVFISENFYYDSEIYNTKLYAFTDRPLYRPGDEVRVKFIGRNFKNATESTVPAAGDIKLQVLDPNGAPVATSTTRLAGETGADARFTLPSNAPAGGYSLRFDYNGGTYGGAFRVAEYIKPHFDVNLSLDKASYGTGEAVKGKISLRYPDGKPVKNGKVSVSLRAQQVTMVEGELRYAGLFPVKLEQQELTTDGDGNAKLELPAAKEPSRYVVTVFANDGAAYRVKVTRELLIARGATPYKLSTTSNFTTPGQDVSFNLTPMPVVAGTTGPTAPPAKWDLVRLETRARTEGTLAPDAKGNATFPVKFDQPGSYTLSVRDAAGNLLAAASHWVAGDGVQTVPGNIEMVFDRDRYQIGDTAEALITFPLPVDDALLTLERDKVERHGLLSSPGDWLSLKKVTPAQYRARIKIGPDFAPNMTFSVLYVHDGDMVFQNAGIVVTQPTLDLTVRTDKTVYAPGETVTLDLTSALAGKAVPANLTVSVVDEMIYVLQPEVAPSIVDFFYHPRRNSVRTTSSQSFISYDLALASLPGKPGGTYGRHNERGVKVLERPRRDEQDTAAWVANLQTDADGRARMTFKMPDSLARWRITVRAVSTTGASDGIVGQRTASIRSDKPLYLKWTGPQRFRESDQPRLDMVAFNQTDKDITADWIVSGAGLNINQRVTLKRGANYLRAPVTALQAGVINAELKQGDAVSDRLQTTLKLDATGWLADRENVVPLTQLQGTRLPLGLPADARDVRLRVIGNTASQFARVADDLIEYPYGCAEQTASRLIPLALAQQSLAATGTRLGDGGPAGTQGVDALLRTQRQRLALLAGTNGTFGWWGELTTSSALITSYAYYADWLASRSVGISLPADNWKQVLEAYKRTSQNEPLLHRALALWFANEMGLPVATPLSGVANELARNAKAPADAEPAAGDSLIFVAPDSPRGRQVATVLTAQLMRQIGQPVPEALVSADIAARNALAADNSPLVQSLLLMGGGRSAADPAPLLARASAAMPTMDRAIALVWLQKGLGGLQGASVAAIQPAVSAGGWQATRSPVGVPTWRWTGAQVPAVLDLTTAPSDVTTQSAIVSYRSRAPEASKLPITVERKLYRLEPMEAPKADPKAAKQPGADTSSSGITLKAKPVKPGDTLDSNALYVDEVVLTPRQGTYRYGLVEVPLPPGAEVEATTWGIQIDGLKGEPNEGNGPQPFERKAAYEMGQLSYNQPVPALERPTVLRQLVRFSLPGSFALPPARYFRMYQPEAKALQGDGKTASYPYKVE